A single window of Cellulomonas sp. NTE-D12 DNA harbors:
- a CDS encoding MFS transporter gives MERRRAPIWTSQFSTLFGINFVINFAQFMTLAMVPKLAESLGATALVVGVVAGVFAVTSLAVRPAVGWATLKVRHNVLLTATVSLIALAFVAYGASTSLAVLIAARLLHGAAMGFLAPVTLAMASDALPPERMAQGIGVFSLGQAVATALGPSVGLWLAAALGYRPAFLCGAALLALAAALAWRFPSRRPEPTVGRGFTWRSFIALEALVPAAVVMLLGGAFSGVNSFIVLYGESRHVTGIGLFFTVYALFIVISRPLAGRVGDTHGLRVVVIPGMAAFALSFVVIAHARTLAGFLVAGAVSAFGYGICQPAIQTLCLMSVEPGRRGVASNTNYIGVDLAYLVMPIVAGSIVTARVDAGTPLAQAYSTMYLTLTIPIALGLLIFLLFGRNLRGWGPKRSAGTAAAPPRASNPPGQQPARALPGPVQATDHTEGIPS, from the coding sequence ATGGAACGGCGACGGGCGCCGATCTGGACGTCACAGTTCAGCACTCTCTTCGGGATCAACTTCGTCATCAACTTCGCTCAGTTCATGACGCTCGCGATGGTGCCGAAGCTGGCCGAATCGCTGGGGGCGACGGCGCTCGTCGTGGGAGTCGTCGCCGGCGTGTTCGCCGTCACCTCACTTGCCGTTCGGCCCGCCGTTGGATGGGCCACCCTGAAAGTTCGGCACAACGTCCTTCTGACCGCCACGGTCTCCCTGATCGCTCTGGCCTTCGTCGCCTACGGCGCGTCGACCAGCCTCGCCGTGCTCATCGCCGCGAGGTTGCTGCACGGGGCCGCGATGGGCTTCCTCGCGCCGGTCACGCTGGCCATGGCGAGCGATGCGCTGCCGCCGGAACGGATGGCCCAAGGCATCGGCGTCTTCTCCCTCGGTCAGGCCGTGGCAACCGCCTTGGGGCCGTCGGTCGGTCTGTGGCTCGCCGCCGCGCTCGGGTACCGTCCGGCCTTCCTGTGCGGCGCCGCCCTCCTCGCGCTCGCCGCTGCCCTTGCCTGGCGCTTTCCCTCGCGCCGGCCCGAGCCGACGGTCGGCCGAGGCTTCACGTGGCGGTCGTTCATCGCCCTCGAGGCGCTCGTCCCCGCTGCTGTGGTCATGCTTCTGGGTGGAGCGTTCTCCGGCGTGAACTCGTTCATCGTGCTGTACGGCGAGTCGCGCCACGTCACGGGCATCGGCCTCTTCTTCACCGTCTACGCCCTGTTCATCGTGATCTCTCGGCCCTTGGCGGGCCGGGTCGGCGACACCCACGGGCTCCGGGTGGTGGTGATCCCGGGGATGGCGGCGTTCGCGCTCTCCTTCGTGGTGATCGCCCACGCGAGGACGCTGGCGGGCTTCCTCGTCGCCGGGGCGGTCTCGGCCTTCGGGTACGGGATCTGCCAGCCCGCCATCCAGACGCTCTGCCTGATGTCCGTCGAACCCGGGAGGCGGGGGGTGGCCAGCAACACGAACTACATCGGCGTCGACCTCGCCTACCTCGTCATGCCGATCGTGGCGGGTTCCATCGTCACCGCCCGCGTCGACGCCGGAACCCCGCTCGCGCAGGCGTACTCGACGATGTACCTCACGCTCACCATCCCGATCGCGCTCGGCCTCCTGATCTTTCTCCTCTTCGGACGCAACCTTCGTGGGTGGGGGCCGAAGAGGAGTGCCGGGACGGCGGCAGCCCCACCGCGCGCATCGAACCCGCCAGGACAGCAGCCGGCGCGTGCGTTGCCCGGACCGGTCCAGGCGACTGACCACACGGAAGGAATCCCGTCATGA
- the gtfA gene encoding sucrose phosphorylase, translating into MRPVANQAMLITYPDSLGGDLRGLAQALRTHLAGAFGGIHVLPFFPSSGDRGFAVIEYDVVDPAFGSWSDIEELGQDYFLMADFMINHASIRSREFLDYLELGDESPYRDMFIHWDEFWPGGEPTPAEMAALYRRKPGGPVLEVTRRDGTAVRLWNTFFAEQVDIDPWQPATHAYFERNLAILAERVAVVRFDAFAYASKRPGTSCFFVEPEVWEILEIGMRALRARGTQMVPEIHENYRIQLKMADRGHWVYDFALPMLTLHALFTGRSDRLRHWLEICPRKQFTTLDTHDGIGVVDVVGLLDDEEIDLVVDRVEANTEELRSRSPRPPSTITKGRQGAQRYQLMTSFYSALGEDDRAFLLARVLQLFAPGIPQVYYVGALFGANDLAMLEEVGDLRAANRHNYAMDEIAARVQRPSVQQFLEVLRFRNHFPAFNGSLTIGEERDGVLVLTWTDDTSEASLRADFTTTSFRICTRRGAEPTTVVFSS; encoded by the coding sequence ATGAGGCCCGTCGCGAACCAAGCCATGCTCATCACCTACCCGGACAGCCTGGGCGGCGACCTCCGCGGCTTGGCGCAGGCGCTGCGCACGCACCTCGCCGGAGCCTTCGGCGGGATCCACGTCCTGCCCTTCTTCCCCTCCTCGGGCGATCGTGGTTTCGCGGTGATCGAGTACGACGTGGTGGACCCGGCATTCGGCAGCTGGTCCGACATCGAGGAGCTCGGCCAGGACTACTTCCTCATGGCCGACTTCATGATCAACCACGCCTCGATCCGGTCCCGCGAGTTCCTCGACTACCTGGAGCTCGGTGACGAGTCTCCGTACCGGGACATGTTCATCCACTGGGACGAGTTCTGGCCGGGCGGCGAACCGACGCCCGCCGAGATGGCCGCGCTCTACCGCCGCAAGCCCGGGGGGCCGGTGCTCGAGGTCACGCGCCGGGACGGCACGGCGGTCAGGCTCTGGAACACCTTCTTCGCCGAGCAGGTCGACATCGACCCCTGGCAGCCGGCCACCCATGCCTACTTCGAGCGCAACCTCGCCATCCTCGCCGAACGCGTCGCGGTGGTTCGTTTCGACGCGTTCGCCTACGCCTCGAAGCGTCCCGGGACCAGCTGCTTCTTCGTGGAGCCGGAGGTCTGGGAGATCCTCGAGATCGGCATGCGTGCGCTGCGAGCGCGTGGCACGCAGATGGTGCCGGAGATCCACGAGAACTACCGGATCCAGCTGAAGATGGCCGACCGCGGCCATTGGGTCTACGACTTCGCGCTCCCGATGCTGACCCTGCACGCTCTGTTCACCGGTCGGTCCGACCGGCTCAGGCACTGGCTGGAGATCTGTCCTCGCAAGCAGTTCACGACGCTCGACACGCATGACGGCATCGGCGTCGTCGACGTTGTGGGCCTGCTCGACGACGAGGAGATCGACCTCGTGGTCGATCGCGTCGAAGCGAACACCGAGGAGCTGCGGAGCCGTTCACCTCGTCCGCCGTCCACCATCACCAAGGGGCGGCAGGGAGCCCAGCGCTACCAGCTCATGACGTCGTTCTACTCAGCCCTGGGCGAGGACGACCGAGCATTCCTTCTCGCACGCGTTCTCCAGCTCTTCGCACCTGGGATCCCCCAGGTGTACTACGTCGGAGCCCTCTTCGGTGCGAACGATCTGGCGATGCTCGAGGAGGTGGGCGACCTTCGAGCGGCCAACCGCCACAACTACGCCATGGACGAGATCGCGGCCCGGGTGCAGAGGCCGTCCGTCCAGCAGTTCCTCGAGGTGCTGCGATTCCGCAACCACTTTCCCGCATTCAATGGATCGCTCACCATCGGAGAGGAACGGGACGGTGTGCTGGTCCTGACGTGGACGGACGACACCAGCGAAGCGTCCCTGCGCGCCGATTTCACGACGACGTCGTTCCGCATCTGCACCCGCCGCGGCGCCGAACCGACGACCGTCGTCTTCTCCTCCTAG